In Candidatus Rokuibacteriota bacterium, the sequence CTGGGCGGCGAGGTGAGGATGATCGGCTGCGTGGGGGACGACGCCGACGGCAGGCGCATCAGGGAAAGCTTGGCGGCTGCCGGCATCGGCGTTGACGGTCTCTTGACGTCGCGCGAGGCCGCCACCGGCATCGCGCTCATCATGGTGGACGCGCAGGGGCGCAACCAGATCGCGGTCGCGCCCGGCGCCAACCACCGCCTCACCGTGGAGATGGTCGCGCCCTACGTCGAGAGCATCGCATGGGCGGACGTCGTCGCGTGCCAGCTCGAGACGCCGCTGCCGGTGGTCCGCTGGGCTCTCGGGGAAGCGCGGCGCCATGACGTCACGACCATCCTCAATCCCGCGCCGGTTCAGCCGCTCGACTCCGAGATCCTCGCCCTCGTGGACTTCCTCACCCCCAACGAGCACGAAGCGGCGCATCTCACGGACCTGGCCGTGGACTCGCTCGAGTCCGCGCGCGCGGCCGCGGGCCGCCTGCTCGCCTCGGGGGCGGGGGCGGTGCTGGTGACGCTGGGCGAGCGGGGCGTCCTGGCCTGCGCCGGCGACGGTGCCGCGCACTT encodes:
- the rbsK gene encoding ribokinase — protein: MSRICVIGSANVDYTVALPRLPSPGETVSGGTLLVNLGGKGANQAVAARRLGGEVRMIGCVGDDADGRRIRESLAAAGIGVDGLLTSREAATGIALIMVDAQGRNQIAVAPGANHRLTVEMVAPYVESIAWADVVACQLETPLPVVRWALGEARRHDVTTILNPAPVQPLDSEILALVDFLTPNEHEAAHLTDLAVDSLESARAAAGRLLASGAGAVLVTLGERGVLACAGDGAAHFPAFPVEAVDTTAAGDAFNGALAVGLAAGGTLEQAIPLANAAAALACTKRGAQDSLPGRAEVEAFLRSLGGSP